One window of Amaranthus tricolor cultivar Red isolate AtriRed21 chromosome 11, ASM2621246v1, whole genome shotgun sequence genomic DNA carries:
- the LOC130827930 gene encoding serine/threonine-protein kinase AFC2-like isoform X1 has translation MEMERVTEFPLTHLDRRPRKRPRLCWDVAPETPMAQIGIFCGQDIGNVTSYAPTAAPSEHVASSSLYVKGVARNGSPPWRDDNKDGHYVFELGENITSRYKIHSKMGEGTFGQVLECWDRECKEMVAIKIVRGIKKYREAAMIEIDMLQQLGKHDKGGNRCVQLRNWFDYRNHICIVFEKLGPSLYDFLRKNSYRSFPIDLVREIGRQLLDCVAFMHDHHLIHTDLKPENVLLVTPDYYKVPDYKGSSRSPWDSSYYKKVPKSSSIKVIDFGSTTYERADQNYIVSTRHYRAPEVILGLGWSYPCDVWSVGCILVELCSGEALFQTHENLEHLAMMERVLGPLPQHMLKRVDRHADKYVRRGRLDWPEGATSRDSIRAVTKLPRLPNLVMQHVDHSGGVLIHLLQGLLRYDPLERLTAREALRHPFFTQDHLRR, from the exons ATGGAGATGGAACGAGTGACTGAGTTTCCTTTGACTCACTTGGATCGTCGACCCAGAAAACGACCTCGTTTGTGTTGGGATGTTGCCCCAGAAACTCCTATG GCCCAGATAGGTATTTTTTGTGGGCAAGACATTGGGAATGTTACAAGCTATGCACCTACAGCTGCTCCCTCAGAACATGTTGCTTCTAGTTCTCTGTATGTCAAGGGAGTTGCACGAAATGGTTCCCCCCCATGGAGGGATGACAACAAAGATGGTCATTACGTGTTTGAGCTTGGAGAAAATATTACTTCTCGCT ATAAGATCCATAGCAAAATGGGTGAAG GTACCTTTGGCCAGGTATTGGAGTGCTGGGATCGTGAGTGTAAAGAAATGGTTGCCATAAAAATTGTGCGTGGAATCAAGAAGTATAGGGAGGCAGCAATGATTGAGATTGACATGTTGCAACAGCTTGGTAAACATGATAAAGGGGGCAACCG TTGTGTGCAATTACGGAACTGGTTTGACTATCGTAACCATATCTGTATT GTTTTTGAGAAGCTTGGACCAAGCTTATACGATTTCCTTCGCAAAAACAGTTACCGCTCATTTCCTATTGATCTTGTCCGTGAGATTGGAAGACAACTATTGGATTGTGTAGCAT TTATGCATGACCATCATCTTATTCACACTGATTTGAAGCCTGAGAATGTGCTATTAGTCACACCAGATTATTATAAGGTTCCTGATTACAAG GGGTCTTCTCGATCACCCTGGGATAGCTCATATTACAAGAAAGTGCCCAAGTCAAGTTCCATTAAAGTAATCGACTTTGGTAGTACTACATATGAGCGTGCAGACCAGAACTATATCGTCTCGACACGTCATTATCGTGCTCCTGAAGTTATTCTAG GTCTTGGTTGGAGTTACCCGTGTGATGTTTGGAGTGTTGGCTGTATCCTGGTGGAACTGTGCTCT GGAGAAGCCTTGTTTCAGACACATGAAAATTTGGAACACCTAGCAATGATGGAGAGAGTGCTTGGTCCATTGCCACAGCATATGCTGAAGAGAGTAGA TCGACATGCAGATAAGTATGTTAGAAGAGGTAGATTAGACTGGCCAGAAGGTGCAACTTCTCGCGATAGTATTAGAGCGGTGACTAAGCTCCCCCGTCTCCCG AATCTGGTAATGCAGCATGTGGATCATTCAGGCGGTGTTCTTATACATCTTCTGCAAGGTCTTCTTAGATATGATCCATTGGAGCGGCTCACAGCTCGTGAAGCTCTCCGACATCCATTCTTTACTCAAGATCATCTAAGAAGgtga
- the LOC130827930 gene encoding serine/threonine-protein kinase AFC2-like isoform X2, giving the protein MGEGTFGQVLECWDRECKEMVAIKIVRGIKKYREAAMIEIDMLQQLGKHDKGGNRCVQLRNWFDYRNHICIVFEKLGPSLYDFLRKNSYRSFPIDLVREIGRQLLDCVAFMHDHHLIHTDLKPENVLLVTPDYYKVPDYKGSSRSPWDSSYYKKVPKSSSIKVIDFGSTTYERADQNYIVSTRHYRAPEVILGLGWSYPCDVWSVGCILVELCSGEALFQTHENLEHLAMMERVLGPLPQHMLKRVDRHADKYVRRGRLDWPEGATSRDSIRAVTKLPRLPNLVMQHVDHSGGVLIHLLQGLLRYDPLERLTAREALRHPFFTQDHLRR; this is encoded by the exons ATGGGTGAAG GTACCTTTGGCCAGGTATTGGAGTGCTGGGATCGTGAGTGTAAAGAAATGGTTGCCATAAAAATTGTGCGTGGAATCAAGAAGTATAGGGAGGCAGCAATGATTGAGATTGACATGTTGCAACAGCTTGGTAAACATGATAAAGGGGGCAACCG TTGTGTGCAATTACGGAACTGGTTTGACTATCGTAACCATATCTGTATT GTTTTTGAGAAGCTTGGACCAAGCTTATACGATTTCCTTCGCAAAAACAGTTACCGCTCATTTCCTATTGATCTTGTCCGTGAGATTGGAAGACAACTATTGGATTGTGTAGCAT TTATGCATGACCATCATCTTATTCACACTGATTTGAAGCCTGAGAATGTGCTATTAGTCACACCAGATTATTATAAGGTTCCTGATTACAAG GGGTCTTCTCGATCACCCTGGGATAGCTCATATTACAAGAAAGTGCCCAAGTCAAGTTCCATTAAAGTAATCGACTTTGGTAGTACTACATATGAGCGTGCAGACCAGAACTATATCGTCTCGACACGTCATTATCGTGCTCCTGAAGTTATTCTAG GTCTTGGTTGGAGTTACCCGTGTGATGTTTGGAGTGTTGGCTGTATCCTGGTGGAACTGTGCTCT GGAGAAGCCTTGTTTCAGACACATGAAAATTTGGAACACCTAGCAATGATGGAGAGAGTGCTTGGTCCATTGCCACAGCATATGCTGAAGAGAGTAGA TCGACATGCAGATAAGTATGTTAGAAGAGGTAGATTAGACTGGCCAGAAGGTGCAACTTCTCGCGATAGTATTAGAGCGGTGACTAAGCTCCCCCGTCTCCCG AATCTGGTAATGCAGCATGTGGATCATTCAGGCGGTGTTCTTATACATCTTCTGCAAGGTCTTCTTAGATATGATCCATTGGAGCGGCTCACAGCTCGTGAAGCTCTCCGACATCCATTCTTTACTCAAGATCATCTAAGAAGgtga
- the LOC130827930 gene encoding serine/threonine-protein kinase AFC2-like isoform X3, translating into MIKGATVMHDHHLIHTDLKPENVLLVTPDYYKVPDYKGSSRSPWDSSYYKKVPKSSSIKVIDFGSTTYERADQNYIVSTRHYRAPEVILGLGWSYPCDVWSVGCILVELCSGEALFQTHENLEHLAMMERVLGPLPQHMLKRVDRHADKYVRRGRLDWPEGATSRDSIRAVTKLPRLPNLVMQHVDHSGGVLIHLLQGLLRYDPLERLTAREALRHPFFTQDHLRR; encoded by the exons ATGATAAAGGGGGCAACCG TTATGCATGACCATCATCTTATTCACACTGATTTGAAGCCTGAGAATGTGCTATTAGTCACACCAGATTATTATAAGGTTCCTGATTACAAG GGGTCTTCTCGATCACCCTGGGATAGCTCATATTACAAGAAAGTGCCCAAGTCAAGTTCCATTAAAGTAATCGACTTTGGTAGTACTACATATGAGCGTGCAGACCAGAACTATATCGTCTCGACACGTCATTATCGTGCTCCTGAAGTTATTCTAG GTCTTGGTTGGAGTTACCCGTGTGATGTTTGGAGTGTTGGCTGTATCCTGGTGGAACTGTGCTCT GGAGAAGCCTTGTTTCAGACACATGAAAATTTGGAACACCTAGCAATGATGGAGAGAGTGCTTGGTCCATTGCCACAGCATATGCTGAAGAGAGTAGA TCGACATGCAGATAAGTATGTTAGAAGAGGTAGATTAGACTGGCCAGAAGGTGCAACTTCTCGCGATAGTATTAGAGCGGTGACTAAGCTCCCCCGTCTCCCG AATCTGGTAATGCAGCATGTGGATCATTCAGGCGGTGTTCTTATACATCTTCTGCAAGGTCTTCTTAGATATGATCCATTGGAGCGGCTCACAGCTCGTGAAGCTCTCCGACATCCATTCTTTACTCAAGATCATCTAAGAAGgtga